ATGGTAGATACTTTGGGGTTGATTATTGCCATAGCCATTACAGCTGCTAATGTTAGTGATAAAGAAGGATTTATCCTATTAGCTAAAGGGGTAAAATCAAAATTTTGGCGATTGGTGAAAATATTAGCAGACGGAACTTATAGAGGAGACTGGGCGAAGAGATTCAAACATTGGGTCATAGAAATAGTTTTACGAAGCAGGCAACAAAAAGGATTTTCGGTGCAGCCTAAACGCTGGATAGTAGAGCGTACTTTTGGTTGGTTTGAGCATTATAGAAGATTAAGCAAAGATTATGAGTTTAATCCAGATACCAGCAAAACCATGATTCAACTGGCGATGATTCGGATCATGGTGGCAAGAGTCGTTTAATAATAATACGAATGGATTATTTAATTATATGACAAATCAAGACAGCCTCTTAAAAGAAAAGAGTTTGTTATTAGTATGAAAATATATACAATTCATCTTGGCAACAGTCGACAACTAATTCAACTTCACCCGCATCTCCCCAAACCCCTTCAATTTCTCAAAAACCTCCTTTTTCGCATCCAGCTTCAAAGACTTAGAAAACAACTCCACCTTCCCATAGCCATTCTTGCGGTCAATCACATTGATAGCCAAAGCCATTTTACCAGGATGTTGGTGACAGAGGTTTTGCATACGAGTAATGAACGTATTGTCGATGATGTCGAGCGGAATGCTGACCGTAATCATTTTGGCTTCCTCCTCCAAAATTGTAGAAAGCAAACGCACCTTCGAAAGTTTGAACTCATAGCGATCATTGTTGCCCCAACCACGATTTTTGTACTGTCCTTTGATTTGTATAGCAAGACCTTCCTCTAAGTAGTTTTTGAAGGTCAAATAATCATCTCCAAACAAGACAATCTCATAGCTATTGTTGAAGTCTTCCACCAAAAATTTACCAAATCCATTGCCGTTTTTGGTCGTTCTATGTTCGGCAGACATCACAATACAGCCAATAATCAGGTCACTATTTGGGCGTTTGGTAATGTCCTCCAAAGTAGCATTGCAGAAAAAATCCACCTCCATTTTGTAATCATCCAAAGGATGCCCCGAAAGGAAAATACCTGTCACTTCTCGTTCTTGCTTCAACCTTTCCATCAAGCCCCATTCCTCACATTCATAGACCGTTGGAGTCGCTACCTCCTCATCCAGCACCGCAGTTCCAAACAAACTCATTTGAGAAGTCGAGCCTTGTTTTTGGTATTGATTGCCAAATCGAAGAATACGCTCAATCAAGTTAGCATCCTCTCCATTGTGTTCGTAAAAATATTGCGCTCTATGCAGTCCAAAATTGTCAAAAGCACCCGCCAAAGCCAAGTTTTCAAACGCCTTTTTGTTCACCGTCCTCAAATTGACCCGTTTCACAATGTCAAAAATATCCTTGAATGCTCCCCCTTTTTTTCGTTCTGCAATCAAGTCCTCTACTGCCGCTGCTCCAACGCCTTTCACTGCCGCCATCGCAAAACGAATCTCGCCTTTTTTGTTCACCGCAAATTTGATGTTACTCTCATTCACATCGGGCGACTTGCAGGTAAGTCCCATACGGTTACATTCACTCAAAAAGAAATTCAGCTTTTTGATGTCTTTCATGTTGTGACTCAACACCCCCGCCATAAATTCGGCAGGATAGTTCGCCTTCAAATAGGCAGTCTGAAAAGCCACCAAAGCATAGCAGGTCGAGTGGGATTTGTTGAAGGCATACGAAGCAAAAGCCTCCCAATCCTTCCAAACCTTGTCCAGAATTTTCTTTGGATGTCCATTTTTGTCCCCTCCTTCCAAAAACTGAGGATACATTTTGTCCAACACATATTTCTGCTTTTTCCCCATCGCCTTCCGCAATACATCGGCTTCACCTTTGGAGAAGTTGGCTAATTTTTGGGACAGGAGCATGACCTGTTCTTGATAGACGCAATTGTGCAGAATGATGTTGTTGCCTACAAAATTGTGTATGCCTTCAACTGTGATGTCATAAACAAGTTCCTTGCCGACTGCTTCAATGGAGGTGATTTCTTGCCAGTTAATATTTAGGCTCTCTTTTGTCATTCTACAAGAATCTTGTTGCTTAGAATGACAAAATGTATAGCTATTGGCAGATAATTGGATATGTTCATTGATTGTTAAGTCCGTTAGGACTTCAATATTTGTAGCCTTATTGTAATTTATAGATTCAGAACTCCGTAGGTGTTCAACTCCCATAGAAGTTGTAAGAATTGTTGTCTTTTGTTCTATAAATATTTGATTCTTATCAGAATCTTTTTGCAAATTAACAATACACAAATTTTGAAAAAGCTCGAAATCTGTAATAGCAACCTCATAAATGTTTTCTATATCAGCGAATTCATTCGCTGTGTGGATAGTGCGGTGAATGATATTTGCAGCAATCCCCAACCTCAACAAAAGCGTCTGCAAATCAAAAGCAAATTTTTCAGAGCCAGTTGTAAAAGTTCTTTTTGCAGTTTCCGAAAAATCACAATTTTTCCAAAGTTCTGCCACAAAAAATACAATCAATTCTTCCTTCAATGAAAACACAAATTCAGGAATAAGTTGCTGTTCAGCCAGGACCTTCAAAGCCGTTTTGTCGTATTCCTTCCCTTCAATTACCTCCAGTTTTCGAGGAGTTGCAATCGCATCTCCTACCTTCAAATCACCAATTTCTTGCCAACCATTTTCGGTCAAAACACGGTGGTTGGGAGTCAAACGAACCTTGCTGCCGTTCTTCAATTTGACCTCCCAAACCTCTTTTTCACCATTACAGACCCAATAGCTGACTTTCGCAAATTTTGTTTTTAAATCCTTACTTACACCTTGTACTTCAAAGATTTCTGCACTGCCTGCAATTTGGTCAAGGCGAGTGCGCTCACCCGTTTTTGGATTGAAAACCAAAGTGTCACCAGTTACACAAATTCCATAAGTTTCATGCAAATACTCCTCCATCGCATCCAAATCATAGACAATCTCCTCACGTCCATGCTTTCGATTGATAAAGTTTGGGATGTACTCCAATGGGCCAGGGCGGTAGAGGGCATTCATCGCAATGAGGTCATTGAAGGTAGTGGGCTTCAATTCCTTCATGTATTTCTGCATTCCAGCACTTTCATACTGAAAAATACCGACTGTTTCACCACGTTGGAAGAGTTCATAGGTTTTCAAATCGTCCAAAGGTACTTCGTCAATGTCCAATTTAACGCCATGGTTTTCCTCAATCATTTCGACTGCATCCTTGATGATGGTCAGCGTTTTGAGACCCAAAAAGTCCATTTTGAGCAAACCCGCATCTTCCGCCACACTGTTGTCAAATTGCGAAATATAGAGGTCGTTGTCTTTCGCCATTGAGACAGGAACGTATTGGGTCACATCGTCAGGTGTAATCACCACTCCACAAGCATGAACACCTGTATTCCGAACAGAACCTTCCAGTTTTTTGGCGGCTCGAATCATTTGGGCAATGGGTAAATTTCCTTCGGCGAGTTTGCGAAACTCATGCGCTTTCTGCAATTCATCGGCATTGAGGTTCTCCTTCAATTTTTTATCGACATCACCTTCAGCCAATACATTTGCCAAACTTGCCTTCAAATGATCGGGAAATGTTTTGGCTACTTTATCTACTTCTGGTAGGGGAATATTCATTACACGCCCCACATCTCGCAGTGCAGATTTGGCTTTCATCGAGCCATAGGTTACGATTTGGGCAACTTGACTTTTCCCATATTTATCTACCACATAATCAATTACTCTCTGCCGCCCTTCATCATCAAAATCAATGTCAATATCGGGCATGGATATACGTTCTGGATTCAAAAAACGCTCAAAAAGCAAGTCGTATTTGATGGGGTCGACGTTGGTAATTCCAATGCAATAAGAAACCGCCGATCCTGCCGCCGATCCTCTACCTGGCCCTACCGCTACGCCAATTTGTCTTGCAGTAGTCGTAAAATCTTGCACAATCAAGAAGTAACCAGGGTAACCTGTTCGTCGGATGGTTTCGAGTTCAAAGTTGAGGCGTTCTTCAATTTCGGGGGTAATCGTACCGTAGCGTTTTTTTGCACCTTGAAAGGTGAGGTGTCTGAGGTAATCGTCTTGGGTGTTAAAGCCTTTGGGAATCGGGAAAGCTGGAAGGAGTACATCTCGTGCCAATTGAAGTGGCTCGATTTTGTCTAAAATTTCCATTGTGGTGTCCAAACTCACAGGCACATCTTGAAAGATTTGCCCCATTTCTGCCTGCGTTTTGAAGTAGAAATCTGAGGAGGGAAATTTGAAGCGATTTTTCTCCTCCAATAAATTGCCTGTATTGACACACAGCAAAATATCGTGTGAATCGGAGTCTTCTTCTTCTACATAGTGACTATCGTTGGTGGCAATGACTTTGA
This window of the Chitinophagales bacterium genome carries:
- the dnaE gene encoding DNA polymerase III subunit alpha — its product is MPEFCHLHCHTQYSLLDGASDIGVMMDKAVKDGQKGVALTDHGNMFGAFKFVAEANKRNIKPIVGCEFYMVEDRHKQAFSRAKGEKDVRYHQLMLAKNQVGYHNLVKLCSLGYIEGMYGKYPRIDKSLVEKYHEGIIASSCCIGAEVPQLLLHKEYDKAEEALKWWLNIFGEDYYIEIQRHRGLENIDNSGVSQEDINQHLLRLAKKYNVKVIATNDSHYVEEEDSDSHDILLCVNTGNLLEEKNRFKFPSSDFYFKTQAEMGQIFQDVPVSLDTTMEILDKIEPLQLARDVLLPAFPIPKGFNTQDDYLRHLTFQGAKKRYGTITPEIEERLNFELETIRRTGYPGYFLIVQDFTTTARQIGVAVGPGRGSAAGSAVSYCIGITNVDPIKYDLLFERFLNPERISMPDIDIDFDDEGRQRVIDYVVDKYGKSQVAQIVTYGSMKAKSALRDVGRVMNIPLPEVDKVAKTFPDHLKASLANVLAEGDVDKKLKENLNADELQKAHEFRKLAEGNLPIAQMIRAAKKLEGSVRNTGVHACGVVITPDDVTQYVPVSMAKDNDLYISQFDNSVAEDAGLLKMDFLGLKTLTIIKDAVEMIEENHGVKLDIDEVPLDDLKTYELFQRGETVGIFQYESAGMQKYMKELKPTTFNDLIAMNALYRPGPLEYIPNFINRKHGREEIVYDLDAMEEYLHETYGICVTGDTLVFNPKTGERTRLDQIAGSAEIFEVQGVSKDLKTKFAKVSYWVCNGEKEVWEVKLKNGSKVRLTPNHRVLTENGWQEIGDLKVGDAIATPRKLEVIEGKEYDKTALKVLAEQQLIPEFVFSLKEELIVFFVAELWKNCDFSETAKRTFTTGSEKFAFDLQTLLLRLGIAANIIHRTIHTANEFADIENIYEVAITDFELFQNLCIVNLQKDSDKNQIFIEQKTTILTTSMGVEHLRSSESINYNKATNIEVLTDLTINEHIQLSANSYTFCHSKQQDSCRMTKESLNINWQEITSIEAVGKELVYDITVEGIHNFVGNNIILHNCVYQEQVMLLSQKLANFSKGEADVLRKAMGKKQKYVLDKMYPQFLEGGDKNGHPKKILDKVWKDWEAFASYAFNKSHSTCYALVAFQTAYLKANYPAEFMAGVLSHNMKDIKKLNFFLSECNRMGLTCKSPDVNESNIKFAVNKKGEIRFAMAAVKGVGAAAVEDLIAERKKGGAFKDIFDIVKRVNLRTVNKKAFENLALAGAFDNFGLHRAQYFYEHNGEDANLIERILRFGNQYQKQGSTSQMSLFGTAVLDEEVATPTVYECEEWGLMERLKQEREVTGIFLSGHPLDDYKMEVDFFCNATLEDITKRPNSDLIIGCIVMSAEHRTTKNGNGFGKFLVEDFNNSYEIVLFGDDYLTFKNYLEEGLAIQIKGQYKNRGWGNNDRYEFKLSKVRLLSTILEEEAKMITVSIPLDIIDNTFITRMQNLCHQHPGKMALAINVIDRKNGYGKVELFSKSLKLDAKKEVFEKLKGFGEMRVKLN